The genomic region TGTGTTATCTTCAAAAAAGGTCCAGTGCGAAACAAGtttgcaaaataatttcgagttttTTTCGCCTGTCACGCATATAAATACAACTGGACGCATTTGTTTTTCAGAGTCTCTGTAGCACCCAAAATGAAGAGTTTGCTGATTTTCGGTGTCTTCGctttgatcaaattttgcaGTTCTTTGTCTTTGCGTGAGTATTGTTCACCTTCATTGAAAGCTCTGAGGTTGCGTGTTGCAGCTCCGTCGTTTAAAAAGTGCGACAAGAGAAAAGCAGATTTCGACGAGTGTTTGTCGGTGGCCATCCAGAGCGCCATCATCCAATTGGACAAGCCTCTGGAAGAGTACGGTCTCCCGAGCTTTGAGCCTTTCCTGATGCCGAACATACCTCCGAAAGTTGGACGAAAGATCGACTTCTATCACAGATACAAGAACTTCAAGATCTACGGGCGGACCAAGATCAGTAAGACAAGAGCTAAGTAAGTATCAAGGATTAAGAAATGATACTTGATTTATCTGCTTTCTGACAGCATGGACTTTCACGATAAAACCTTAACACTAGAGCTCCTAAATCCTGAAGTTCGATACGTATTCGAGTATGATACCAAAGGGAAAATGTTCCTTCTGCCGATTGATACTTCAGGAGCGGGAAGTGGTACCGCATGTGAGTTTTTCTTTTGGATTTGGATTCATTCATAGATTGTTACAATCGTTTTAGACAATGTGACGTACATTTACACGTTCACGTTTGGAGAATACACGAGAGAGGACGAAAGGTACTTCCAGGTGATTGACACTCACTTGGTTATGCAACCGCAGGATATGACCTTTCATTTTGATAATCTACTGGAAGATAAAGAGTTGAATGACGGATTCAGTAGGTTGTTGAGCAAGAACTGGAAGATAGTATTTGAGGAAATCAACCAACTTTATGTACAAATTTATGGGAGAATGTACTCCGACGTATTCAATCGGTTCTTGAGGAAAGTTCCTATCACTGAAATATTCGATGGTCTCAGTAAATAATTCATGTCCTAGCatgttttttgtaatcttttgcacattatgttttataaaataatcttaatttttttgtttatatgtgtatacgagtatgtatag from Tenebrio molitor chromosome 8, icTenMoli1.1, whole genome shotgun sequence harbors:
- the LOC138136194 gene encoding circadian clock-controlled protein daywake-like; the encoded protein is MKTLTFFYALWCLVNFCNPIKLSSSFTKCNKKESNFDDCLSGAIKNAITQLDKPLKEHNLPSFEPLFLPFFLPKEDGIKRDLDYKFKNFIIFGHTTITDLKAKVSVAPKMKSLLIFGVFALIKFCSSLSLPPSFKKCDKRKADFDECLSVAIQSAIIQLDKPLEEYGLPSFEPFLMPNIPPKVGRKIDFYHRYKNFKIYGRTKISKTRANMDFHDKTLTLELLNPEVRYVFEYDTKGKMFLLPIDTSGAGSGTAYNVTYIYTFTFGEYTREDERYFQVIDTHLVMQPQDMTFHFDNLLEDKELNDGFSRLLSKNWKIVFEEINQLYVQIYGRMYSDVFNRFLRKVPITEIFDGLSK